One part of the Cottoperca gobio chromosome 14, fCotGob3.1, whole genome shotgun sequence genome encodes these proteins:
- the LOC115019409 gene encoding mannose-P-dolichol utilization defect 1 protein-like isoform X3 — protein MIRKVPCLKFIMNRIVGFWIILDTFLAQLPQLLKILWRRSAKGLSLTSALLQLYSFSCPVVYAMAHNFPLFAWGERLITLVQTAAIVFLIMHYRGETLKGILFLLTYGGVMFLLGSYAAAAVVSVMQASSLAALIASKIFQAGTNYCNGHTGQLSTLTVLISWAGSLGVIFVSLQETGNMFATLSHTLSACVSCVLLAQVLCCRSSTKKKSE, from the exons ATGATAAGAAAAG TGCCTTGCCTAAAGTTTATCATGAACAGAATTGTCGGATTTTGGATCATACTGGACACTTTCCTGG CTCAGCTCCCTCAGCTGTTGAAGATCCTGTGGAGAAGAAGTGCAAAGGGCCTGAGTCTGACCTCCGCGCTGCTTCAACTGTATTCCTTCTCCTGTCCTGTTGTGTACGCCATGGCCCACAACTTCCCACTCTT TGCCTGGGGTGAGAGACTCATCACGTTGGTGCAGACTGCAGCGATCGTCTTCCTCATCATGCATTATCGTGGTGAAACCCTCAAAG GAATTCTGTTCCTCTTGACTTATGGCGGTGTGATGTTCCTTCTGGGCTCCTACGCAGCTGCAGCAGTTGTCTCAGTGATGCAGGCCTCGAGTTTGGCAGCTTTAATTGCAAGCAAG ATTTTCCAGGCCGGAACTAACTACTGCAACGGTCACACCGGCCAACTGTCCACTCTGACTGTGTTAATATCGTGGGCCGGGTCTCTAGGAGTCATCTTTGTGTCTCTACAG GAGACAGGAAACATGTTTGccactctgtcacacacactgtcagccTGTGTCAGCTGTGTCCTCCTGGCCCAGGTCCTCTGCTGCAGGAGCAGCACTAAAAAGAAGAGTGAGTAG
- the LOC115019409 gene encoding mannose-P-dolichol utilization defect 1 protein-like isoform X1 translates to MAASPVKNFLVTFLMPEKCYERIFVNFHMNVPCLKFIMNRIVGFWIILDTFLAQLPQLLKILWRRSAKGLSLTSALLQLYSFSCPVVYAMAHNFPLFAWGERLITLVQTAAIVFLIMHYRGETLKGILFLLTYGGVMFLLGSYAAAAVVSVMQASSLAALIASKIFQAGTNYCNGHTGQLSTLTVLISWAGSLGVIFVSLQETGNMFATLSHTLSACVSCVLLAQVLCCRSSTKKKSE, encoded by the exons ATGGCTGCGTCTCCCGTCAAAAACTTCCTGGTTACCTTTTTAATGCCAGAAAAATGTTATGAGAGGATTTTCGTCAACTTTCACATGAACG TGCCTTGCCTAAAGTTTATCATGAACAGAATTGTCGGATTTTGGATCATACTGGACACTTTCCTGG CTCAGCTCCCTCAGCTGTTGAAGATCCTGTGGAGAAGAAGTGCAAAGGGCCTGAGTCTGACCTCCGCGCTGCTTCAACTGTATTCCTTCTCCTGTCCTGTTGTGTACGCCATGGCCCACAACTTCCCACTCTT TGCCTGGGGTGAGAGACTCATCACGTTGGTGCAGACTGCAGCGATCGTCTTCCTCATCATGCATTATCGTGGTGAAACCCTCAAAG GAATTCTGTTCCTCTTGACTTATGGCGGTGTGATGTTCCTTCTGGGCTCCTACGCAGCTGCAGCAGTTGTCTCAGTGATGCAGGCCTCGAGTTTGGCAGCTTTAATTGCAAGCAAG ATTTTCCAGGCCGGAACTAACTACTGCAACGGTCACACCGGCCAACTGTCCACTCTGACTGTGTTAATATCGTGGGCCGGGTCTCTAGGAGTCATCTTTGTGTCTCTACAG GAGACAGGAAACATGTTTGccactctgtcacacacactgtcagccTGTGTCAGCTGTGTCCTCCTGGCCCAGGTCCTCTGCTGCAGGAGCAGCACTAAAAAGAAGAGTGAGTAG
- the LOC115019409 gene encoding mannose-P-dolichol utilization defect 1 protein-like isoform X2, producing the protein MAASPVKNFLVTFLMPEKCYERIFVNFHMNVPCLKFIMNRIVGFWIILDTFLAQLPQLLKILWRRSAKGLSLTSALLQLYSFSCPVVYAMAHNFPLFAWGERLITLVQTAAIVFLIMHYRGETLKGILFLLTYGGVMFLLGSYAAAAVVSVMQASSLAALIASKIFQAGTNYCNGHTGQLSTLTVLISWAGSLGVIFVSLQLCLVGDRKHVCHSVTHTVSLCQLCPPGPGPLLQEQH; encoded by the exons ATGGCTGCGTCTCCCGTCAAAAACTTCCTGGTTACCTTTTTAATGCCAGAAAAATGTTATGAGAGGATTTTCGTCAACTTTCACATGAACG TGCCTTGCCTAAAGTTTATCATGAACAGAATTGTCGGATTTTGGATCATACTGGACACTTTCCTGG CTCAGCTCCCTCAGCTGTTGAAGATCCTGTGGAGAAGAAGTGCAAAGGGCCTGAGTCTGACCTCCGCGCTGCTTCAACTGTATTCCTTCTCCTGTCCTGTTGTGTACGCCATGGCCCACAACTTCCCACTCTT TGCCTGGGGTGAGAGACTCATCACGTTGGTGCAGACTGCAGCGATCGTCTTCCTCATCATGCATTATCGTGGTGAAACCCTCAAAG GAATTCTGTTCCTCTTGACTTATGGCGGTGTGATGTTCCTTCTGGGCTCCTACGCAGCTGCAGCAGTTGTCTCAGTGATGCAGGCCTCGAGTTTGGCAGCTTTAATTGCAAGCAAG ATTTTCCAGGCCGGAACTAACTACTGCAACGGTCACACCGGCCAACTGTCCACTCTGACTGTGTTAATATCGTGGGCCGGGTCTCTAGGAGTCATCTTTGTGTCTCTACAG CTGTGTCTTGTAGGAGACAGGAAACATGTTTGccactctgtcacacacactgtcagccTGTGTCAGCTGTGTCCTCCTGGCCCAGGTCCTCTGCTGCAGGAGCAGCACTAA
- the LOC115019412 gene encoding transmembrane 4 L6 family member 4-like, with translation MCTAKCSRVIAFTLYPLVFISIICNIVLFFPGGDIKYVKDGHITKEVMYMGGLAGGGVMVLISAVYIHSTGKQGCCGNRLGMFFSIAIAGVGVTGALYSFGVAMLGLSHGPLCNDGGTWTTPYKDSDFSYLTDFKLWGEKCTEPMHVVQFNTVLFVTLMVTSCLQVLVCAIQMINGLVGCLCGTGNE, from the exons ATGTGTACTGCAAAATGTTCCCGTGTCATTGCTTTTACTCTGTATCCATTGGTGTTCATATCCATCATCTGTAACATTGTGTTGTTCTTTCCCGGCGGGGACATCAAGTATGTCAAAGATGGACATATCACTAAGGAGGTGATGTACATGGGGGGACTCGCAGGAGGAGGTGTAATG GTGTTGATCTCAGCAGTTTACATCCACTCCACTGGAAAACAAGGCTGCTGTGGGAATCGCTTGGGG ATGTTCTTTTCAATTGCGATCGCTGGAGTGGGGGTGACCGGTGCGCTGTACAGTTTCGGTGTGGCAATGCTCGGTTTGAGTCATGGGCCCCTCTGCAATGATGGTGGAACGTGGACGACACCTTATAAAGACAG TGATTTCTCCTACCTGACCGACTTCAAGTTGTGGGGAGAAAAGTGCACAGAGCCTATGCACGTGGTGCAGTTCAACACTGTATTGTTTGTTACCCTAATGGTGACCAGCTGTCTGCAGGTGTTGGTCTGTGCCATTCAGATGATCAACGGCCTCGTTGGCTGCCTGTGTGGAACCGGCAACGAG tgA
- the tm4sf21a gene encoding transmembrane 4 L6 family member 4, which translates to MCTGRCSSCIAVTLYPLALISIICNIVLFFPGGDVKYAKDGHITEEVKYMGGLVGGGLMVLLPALYIHLTGKQGCCGNRCGMFLSIAFAAVGVAGALYSFIVAVLGLQNGPLCKVVLFWVTPFKDSDPSYLTDNTWWGTCIEPQNIVQFNIGLFATLLATSGLQLILCAIQMINGLFGCLCGTCANKGPL; encoded by the exons ATGTGTACCGGAAGATGTTCCAGTTGCATTGCGGTTACTCTGTACCCGTTAGCGCTCATATCCATCATCTGTAACATTGTGTTGTTCTTTCCCGGCGGAGACGTGAAGTATGCCAAAGATGGACATATTACTGAGGAGGTGAAGTACATGGGGGGACTCGTTGGAGGAGGTTTAATG GTATTACTCCCAGCACTTTACATCCACTTGACTGGAAAACAGGGCTGCTGTGGGAATCGCTGTGGG ATGTTCTTATCAATTGCATTCGCTGCTGTGGGTGTGGCCGGTGCCCTGTACAGTTTTATTGTGGCAGTGCTCGGTTTGCAGAATGGGCCCCTCTGCAAAGTAGTCCTGTTCTGGGTGACACCTTTTAAAGACAG TGACCCGAGTTACCTGACAGACAACACATGGTGGGGAACGTGCATAGAGCCTCAGAACATTGTGCAGTTCAACATTGGATTGTTTGCTACTCTGCTGGCTACAAGCGGCCTGCAGCTGATTCTCTGTGCCATTCAGATGATCAACGGGCTCTTTGGCTGCCTGTGTGGAACCTGTGCAAACAAAGGG CCGCTGTGA
- the slc25a15b gene encoding solute carrier family 25 member 15b has translation MAPHPVVQAVIDLSSGAIGGAACVFSGQPLDTAKVKMQTFPKMYQGFIHCVTSTYKQVGLRGLYQGTTPALVANIAENSVLFMSYGFCQQVIRLTAGLHNEAVLSDVQKACAGSVASIFSSLVLCPTELVKCRLQAMYEMEASGKIAKSQNTVWSVVKSIMRNEGPQGFFQGLTTTIAREVPGYFCFFGAYELCRTTFADYMKCEKDDIGVAPIMFSGGLGGACLWLVVYPMDCVKSRIQVMSMTDKQGGFFKTFMTIARTEGVRALYSGLTPTMIRTFPANGALFLGYEASRKLMMKQFDS, from the exons ATGGCCCCACACCCGGTGGTCCAGGCCGTCATTGACCTCTCTTCAGGAGCCATAG GGGGTGCTGCATGTGTCTTTAGTGGACAGCCTTTAGACACGGCAAAGGTGAAGATGCAGACCTTTCCTAAGATGTACCAGGGTTTCATCCACTGCGTCACGTCCACCTACAAACAAGTGGGTCTGCGTGGTCTCTACCAGGGCACCACGCCAGCACTGGTGGCCAACATCGCAGAGAACTCTGTGCTCTTCATGAGCTACGGCTTCTGCCAGCAGGTCATCCGCCTCACGGCTGGACTGCACAATGAAGCTGTGCtgag TGACGTGCAGAAAGCTTGTGCTGGCTCAGTAGCGTCCATTTTCTCCTCGCTGGTACTCTGCCCCACTGAGCTCGTCAAGTGTCGGCTGCAAGCCATGTACGAAATGGAGGCTTCAGGAAAGATTGCTAAGAGCCagaa tACAGTGTGGTCGGTGGTGAAGTCCATCATGAGGAACGAGGGGCCACAGGGCTTCTTCCAGGGTCTGACCACCACCATAGCCAGAGAAGTCCCCGGTTACTTCTGCTTCTTCGGTGCCTATGAGCTCTGCCGCACTACCTTTGCGGACTAcatgaaatgtgaaaaagacGACATAG GTGTGGCTCCAATCATGTTCAGCGGTGGTTTGGGGGGGGCGTGCCTGTGGCTGGTGGTCTATCCCATGGACTGTGTCAAGTCTCGGATCCAGGTCATGTCTATGACGGACAAACAGGGAGGATTTTTCAAAACCTTCATGACCATCGCTCGTACTGAAG GTGTGAGGGCACTCTACTCTGGTCTTACCCCGACCATGATCCGCACCTTCCCTGCTAACGGAGCGCTTTTCCTGGGTTATGAGGCCAGCCGGAAGCTCATGATGAAGCAGTTTGACAGCTAA